Within Vicia villosa cultivar HV-30 ecotype Madison, WI linkage group LG1, Vvil1.0, whole genome shotgun sequence, the genomic segment TCTTAAGTAatcaaaatgaaaagaaactATACTTAAAAACTGGAGGACAGAGTCTAAACTAGTGGAACCAAAAAATGAACAACCCAAAAAGGTAATAAATACAAATTCAATTTCCAAGTAATAAggatattaatattataaaacaaatctaaattcacATATAAACAACATGTGCACAATCCAACAAACTCGCATACGAACATGAaaccaaattataaaaaaaaatgatatgtGAATTGACAAGCACCATCCAAATTTTAAGAATGGTGAATGAAATCGACCGCCAACACAAATAATATATTCCTTAAATAGAAATTTACTGCAAGATGTAACAAACAATCACGATCATTTCTAAGCAATTAGACCGAGTCACTAaattagaaaatgaaaaagaaactcATTACCAAAACAAGACTAAGACAACAACCGAGTTGTATAACTAGTTTAACAAAAATTGAGTTTGATATCGACGAATATGAAAACAATGGTAACAGATATGGAAAATCTGATAATTGAAAAAGCAATAAAAAATCCATATTCGACATTGTGACAGAGAGAAGAATGTCGAAAccaaacaatcaaacaacaataaaattgattaataacaaaaatttgtatttatatattacaaaatgattaaaaatatatattatttataaataattttttatattttaaaaagagttTGAAAAAGATATTTTTACCTTATAAATTAGTATATCGAAATGTTAGTGTTGAATTTTAGTCTTAAGATAACATaacatcatttaaaaaaaaataaaagtatgaCTTCATTATTAAATCTTATCCTTGATTTCATTCTTGTTCTTTGAATGACACCTCCGTGATGTCGTGTTGTGTGATTTACTATATTATCCGTGTGAGCTTTACCATAGCGCGATGTAGCCTTTCTCCTATAAATACCCTCGAAACCCACAACAAAGGTTTTCAAACCACAACACACCAACTCCAAAAAACTCCTCACTCCTCAATCACTTGTTCCAAATTGGAGCTAGCCATGGAATCAAACCCCACAAATACAACCAAGTTCCTCTTTAGCTACGGCGGTAAAATCCTTCCCCGCCACACCGACGGCAAGCTCCGCTATGCCGGCGGCCACACCAGAGTCCTCGCCCTCTCTCTCCCCATTTCTTTCTCGGgttcttttctaattcaataaacatttaatttaatggcttttttttttattttatttcatcctTCAACTAATAAAAATACTGTAAACTTAATTTCTATCAGTTGATTTATTTGTTCCATTCCTTTATCTTTTGTAGAGTTGATGGTGAAGTTTGTAGAATTATGTGGTTCATCTGTTACACTCAAGTGTCCATTACCAAACGGAGATTTAGAGACATTGGTTTCAATCACTAGCGATGAAGATCTGAAAAATATAATTGAAGAATACGAACGAGCTTCTTCATCGTTACCTCATCCATTGAAGATTAGAGCTATTCTTTCATCTCCCAAATCTCTCAAGAAAGTATCTCCTccacaatcttcttcatcaagcGCGACGTACTCTCCATCTGGTTCGCTTTATAATTCTGTGGAATCACCACCGTATGTGGCCGTGAATCGGCGGTGTTGCTCGCCGGTTTCTCTAGGGTTTCCGATTGGTATTCGAAATGGGGCGGTGAAAGGTGGTTGTTACACGCGGCAATTACATGGAAGCCCTAGATTCCTCTATGGATGTGGTAATAATTATTGTCAATGATGCAGGGTTATATTGGGGAATACAAGAAGATATACAGAAGTACTACTAGATATTAGGTGATGAtgatgaaaaatatgaaagatCGGTTTCGATCTGTTGTGGGTGTAAATAGTAAAAAGAGATTTGTAATAGAGCTTGAGTTTCTATTTTTTATCTGCTTGAGCTTTAAAAAACACAAATCAGAGTCTTGCTCTGTTTTCTCTGCTCTTTACtttcaatataaaaatataaagctTGGAATTGATACTAATGGAGATTCCGATTTTCTAGCATAaataattttagttatttatatAAGCTGAATGTCATGGAGTTGAAGTTCATGATTCATCCGGTGCACTTACATAATagatcaaataaaattatttactcgcagattaattatttaatatattgagAATAAAtagatataaattaataaattattaaaatcattataaaaaataagaaaaatatcatattaaaaataatatttataaaaactataTATCTAATAATTAATGACCGACTAATTTTTCACATAAATCGGGATTGTGTAAAACACATCATATTAAACTTTCATTTATTATTTGTCAACCGATAACCCTGCAATTTAAATTGACATTCACATTTCTTGAACCAATGTCATCTCATATGAATTTTCGGACACGAGGTAAATATTTCCCACCTTTTGCATGTCAAAGTCACAAATGCCCATCTTCTATCCGAATTATTTCGACATCTTCCAATCAAAACACCAAAACCTAGTTTGTTGGCCTTTGTACGAGTCCAGTGCATCATGTCATCACAAAATTCCTACTCTTCTTTATTTTGAAAATTGACCTGAACATCTACAACCTTAGTTACGATAGCTGAAACAACTTGAGATACATTAGAATTGGGAATGACATCGAGATGCATCATACGTAATGTGAAAAATAAACACTAAAGTAACTAGTATACACAACAAGAATTAAGTTCTAGAAATCAACAAAGACAAAACCAGAAATATATTTTCGATAACGTACACCAAACAATCGGAAATACATTTTCGATATTTACGCGACTTTTTTCAGTTGAAAATGCATATTAATGTGAACAATTAGAATTGAAATGAATAAAGGTTACCTTAAATTTAACTTCCTTGACCTCCTTTTGATATGATGAACCATAAGAATGAAGTTTTAGAGTGAAAAACTTGATtgagaatgaaaggatttttggAGAAATTTATGGAAAGTTGATGGAATGAGATGATCACGTTGGTTACTGGTTTAAGTATAGTGCCTTTTAAATATACCAGATATACTCTTCCAGTTAGATAGTGAATAGTGAGGTGACATAAATTTCAATCTTCCCGTATTAATTTATCAGAGATGCATTTCCGTGAGCAACCATAGATACATCTCCAGTTTTGTTTTCTCTTTAAAATATGGTGAATAGACTTTTGGTCTTGTATTATATTATGAATGGTATGTACAGAAAATGCATTTTTGATTTCTTCATAGAGTATTATTCACCTTATAGGGTGGAATAAAAAATCCCCTAACTCAATTATTTTGAAtgactttttatttttgaaaaccgtATTCACCTAATACTCAACTCAATCTATTTTTTGGATTGATTTGGATGAATTTtactaaatttattaaatttatccAATCCATATACACCCCtattttttaatcttttctttttcaatatatttggaccttattaaaaaaaacatcactttttttaaacaataatatGACTTCATTACAAAATTTTATCCTTAATTTTATTGTTGTTCATTGAATGATACCTCCATGATGTCGTGTTGTCGTGTTTTGTGATTTGCTATATTATCCGTGTGAGCTTTACCATAGCATGCTTTAAGTTTTCTTCTATAAATACCCTCCAAACCCAATACAAATATTTTCAAGCCACAACACACAAACTACCAAAAAAACTTTTCACTCCTCTCTCTTTGTTCCAAATTAAAGATAGCCATGGAATCAAATTCCAAAAACACAACCAAGTTCCTCTTTAGCTACGGCGGTAAAATCCTCCCCCGCCACACCGACGGCAAGCTCCGCTACACCGGTGGCCACACTAGAGTCCTCGCGCTTTCTCTCCCCATTTCTTTCTCAGGTTCTTTTCTTATTGAGTTAATTTCTTGACTTTATAAGTGACGCGctgattatataaattaaaaaagctaATATTCTATTCCACTTTCGTCTTGTTTATTCGTTCGATTACTTTATCTTTTTCAGAGTTGATGGTGAAGTTTGTGGAATTATGCTGTTTATCAGTGACACTGAAGTGTCCTTTACCAAACGGAGATTTAGAGACATTGATTTCAATCACCAGCGACGAAGATCTGGAAAATATAATCGAAGAATACGATCGAGCTTCTTCGTCGTTACGTCATCCATTGAAGATAAGAGCCATTCTTTCACCTCCCAAATCTCTCAAGAAAGTATGTCCTCAACATTCTTCTTCGTCCAGCGCAACATACTCTCCCTCTGGTTCGCTTTACGGGTCTGCGGAATCACCGCCGTATGCGGCTGTTAATCGGCTGAATTGTTCGCCGGTTCCTCTAGGGTTTCCGATTGGTATTCGAAACGGGGCTGTGAAAGGTGGCTGTTACACAGGGCAATTACATGAAAGCCCTAGATTCCTTTATCGCTGCGGTAATAATTATTGTCAATGAGGCAGGGTTATAATAGGGAATACAAAGGATATACAGAAGTACTATTAGATattagttgatgatgatgaaaaatAGTGAAAAGTGATTTATAATAAAGATTGCTTGAGCTTCTACTTTTTTTCTGCTTGAGCTTAAAAAAACAAACGAATCAGAGTCTTGCTCTGTTTTCTCTGCTCTTTACTTCCAAGGTAAAAATATTGGAATTGATCTCCCATTCGGAGGACTATATCGGTTAGGGGTGTTAAAAATCAAACCAATTCAATAGGAAAACgcaaactaaaccaaaccaaatcaaatcgaaaccgcaaaaaaccgtatTTGGTACGGATTAGTTTAgatcatcttttaacaaaactgcacggtttgattcggtttgcggtttgtattttgtaaaccgaatcaaaccgcattatattacgacctaaattttacttaactcacatccatatcaaacttaaacctattataccttagccttataAACTCACATCCAtatcaaacttaaacctattataccttagccttatgattaccaacaattttctcatccttacacatataatttcagtctcgatcttctcaaatctctaataacattatcgcacctccTTTGCCACATACACCTTcctcctccttcttcttcttctataatctttactctcttatactctttctttttcgccttctcatttttatgtaaatgttccgtattgcactttcgtttttatcgcacatcttcttctctaatctctcaacatttttttttcacctccactaatctctcgtctcttctatttttttgttttattataataatttttatattactttatgctattattttatgtttaatatttcacttttttctaatttaatttttacatattaaatggaaaattgttctCAAAATATTATgacgaattttgttgttatttgatagtgtacgAATGTCTTAATACAAAATTAtattatcatctatatgtgtatgtatgactcaataaaatatttgtaaaaaatcgaaccgaaccaaaccacattagtttggtttggtttggttcgaatttttttaaaagccaaccgaaccaaaccaaaccgcacaatTTTTTCTTTTGCCGTTTGGATGATTTCGTTTTTGTCAAAACCGTTCAAACatcaccgcgaacacccctaatatcGGTGTtgataaataaaaggaaaaaaaattggaaTTGATGCTAATGGAGATTTCAATTTTCTagcataaataattttaattattaatacaaGCTGGATGAAAGCGAGTTGGAATTAATGAGTCATCACTAACACTTACATATGAGAGTAAAtagataaaatttaataaattattaaaagtattataaaaaatgagaaaaaaatatttattaaagctcatatattaaaaaataatataataagaaTATAACATGTATAAAATAAGCCACTTTTGAAATAGAAATCAAGAGTTCATGTTTAGAATGAATAcatctaaaataaaaatgatttccgtattagtatataatattatttaaaaaataatttaattaaataattaataaaaaaatgtatccATCGATTTACTATTATTTAAAAGTTCAATtttaatttgacaaattaaaatttaTCGAAGGAAAAgattgaaaaagaaattaataatttaaatttaaataaatgataattctaaaaattaaaagaaaaaacaagtaataaatagcaaaaatttaatatattttaaaaacattgATAGAAATATTGATACTAATTAAGgtgataaaaaaagaaaaaagtgatGCATTGACTGCAGGGCCGGTCCTTGGAATTTGGAGGCCTTGGGCGAATGaaaagagtggtgcccctatgtttttttaacagtaaatacataatgattaaagaaataattggataaaaaacacattttcatttgacattgtgaaaaaagaatacaagtatggatctttaaatcaatgtttatactacatcaaaatataaaccactataaagagacttcttattcttcttcttcgtagcattttttgttgaaaaatcattaataatttgttcataatcaaggttcttcaaaaaattattttcaattgaaatcaacgcaagactatttaatctatcttgtgacatagtagatctcaaataagattttaataatttttatttagaaaaacaTCTGTCACcagatgcaacactgataggaatagtcaatattattctataaagCTATGCATGCATTAGGAAAACTATTTAAAACCTTTAAAGTACTCGATATCATAgatcttgattttgattcaactgttaaaacGTTTCTAGTAACTTTTaaatcttcaaacaaaatttcactataaagatcaagagaatcttcatcttttaaacaagtttcaagatgtttataACATGTTTTCAAGTCCCTATCAGATAATGATCTTAGCCTTTCAATACTAAataagaatccaaaaatattttcatatgtgctatattgctcaaatcttctatcaagtgagccaattgtttgatgtacaatatataagaaatagtgatttcgaaaagactcttcagcagactcaagattcagCTATGTGGGTTGAGATAaattttcatcatagtgttgttttATACAAATTTaacgtttttgaataaacacacattcaatctgCATTTCATTCCCAATACTTTCAGCACTAGCCTTAGCATTTACAATCCGGGTTCTctatattcttttattaattttgactttgtagtgcCCCTATATATTTGTTAGccagtatttttcaaaataataaattttagcaAATAtaaattctcttttaatatatagcaataaaaaaaattgtggtgcccctaaaattatggggccctgggctcccgccccgcgagcccgtgcttAGGGCCACCCCTAGTTGACTgggtaaaatagttttacattgtCACTCAATCAAAACCACGTATTCAATTACAtcacactttttttttaaaagtttaatgACATGACAAATTATTCGTTTTCTATTGGataacagtgtaaaattattttacactgtcagtacatATCCATTAAACTCATAAAAAAATGCAAAACTTACAATAAAAAGGGATAATATTgattaaaatacacaaaaaaaaagttatttttgtACGGTCAcaaaaacaaatttataaaatattaatttttttattcccTTAAGCATTTTAAAAATGATTGAAATAAAATGAGTAGTagcattttattttatcatatttaattatttattaaataatttgtttatatatttaaagtttttttttaaggtTATAAAGAAGGCCGAAGTCcgaaaaaaaaattcacttctTATCTAACTCAATAAAATAACTAACACTATCCAGAGTAATAACCGCAAAAACTAAAAGACCGATGCCGGagctattttttcttttatgttttcaaaGTATTTTACGTACTATAAAAGTAGCTCTACTAATTTTTATTGTTGTGTTGGATAAATAATAATTCATCAATTTTTTCGTTAATAAAGTGCATTGTATTTTGAATAGAGTTGTTATCCATCTATTCATAATGGACTAATTGCAATTACTGGTTTTATACATGAATAACCTGTTTTACGTGTGCCACTCGTTCATGTAATTTGTTGGGGGAGAATTGGTTTGCTTTTATTTTAAAGAGTGACATTATTTACTACTGTACAAAACCATTTTGCAAGATAAATTAGACTGAGTATTGAAAAAGTCTACAAATTTGTGTAGAGAATTATTTGGAAGAGGTGCTAAAGTTCTATGAGAATGACAACAAACTAACATTTATGAGGATGACAACAAACCAACATTCTATGGAAGTAGAATAAATTATTGTTCTTTGAAAATCCAAAAAGAGGGAATTGATATTCCATATAGTCATGAAGAGGAGATGAATCAAAATCATTTAGTAGATTAGAGTCAATGTCAGAAATAATACTCCTCTCTTCTTTTAGAGAAATGCTACTATGACACTATATTATATACCCACACCTTACTTTATACAACGAATACATACTactaattattttaatcattCTTTTATCATACTTTAATATATGTGCAACACTAAAATATCTGTATTCTTACGGTGTAATTTGCCTACGGTGTAGAAAGTTGGTGTAAACATAGCAAAGCTTCTTCTTTTAATACTCCTCTCTTCTTTTTTAAGTATCATTTTAATATAAAACTTTTCAACctagtgtcgctaccgcgaaaattaacagagtcgccactaacatatttatcctgaaaaggaagggaatgccagcaaaccaccaaacaaaacaacggtctcacgacaagagaaaaagggtaagggagtcggttacgcgaggggaaggtgttagcacccctcgcgcccatcgtactcgatggtatccacgcttatgtctaaacctatgagtgtgtaagcaaaatgcgctaatctggactaaaatgaatgcataatgtagggaaaagaaagaattatactcgcacgggccctaccccgctgcctacgtatccgttttgcggaatcagaggtaccgtagctcggctaactaatttctgtttgttttgtgttttttaggtgaacgagttacattcacactccgctgctcgacctttggagacttatgcttgggaatggagcggaaataacaagctcttaagaaaagaaaatcaaagagtctggtttgtgttttaaagaatgcatgaggaagacctaagctaaggggaaagcttgctacctaatgttatcatacaaagggtacaagtctaagctaaactatcaacctacgaggaaaaagggaagcacacaatgagcacacaaacgagcatccgctcgtgcagcaaacaaaaccaacggtactgaccgaatggtagaaaagcggtcccgccatagccaaggggagcagctcaacccaagtcaaccaagcattagacctcgtgaaaatgatcgggccatagacaagagggcggacccctctcagcaaccaagtcgtcacggatcgtaaaggaaaacggtgcgtgcgtacaccgagcatcaacgtcgagcgacgcgagctataagaaaggcgggggtccggctgcatgaacccttttcctgacatactcgataacaagatcttgtgcaggttcaaaagcgagccacgcgtagcatgcgcataatgaacggactcaatgagactaggcgggggttgattgctaaccctttccgcgtgtcttccatgaggacttaacggagtgccatagaggacttattacaccgtgactccctgccgcaaagcacaaatataaacacaccaacaaaaacagagcctctttcgagggcttggccagatgcatgtctaagtcctacttctcatgttaaaggatgatgctagaaagcgataaagtgcaagaataattaaaatgaaacggaatcaataccaaacggatgatgatccgtaaactaaagcgaagcaaagcgaagaaactaggatcccgcgagcgagctagcaaagcaaaagcaaatagtcagcacaccgattagccatgaaagcacacaaaggtcgacacgcgcgtcgagcctaatcacaatacacctgcaagaggaacaagcaaaccaaacaagcagataaaGTAATAGAAGCGTGTCTCCAAGACGAGAACACGAAAGGAGTGAATGAGATCGTGTCCCGCGAATAGAGCGGAACACTCACGTAACAAGCGGCGaccggtgactatccaaaagccttgcacactagcacacaagttagagataacaaaacatcgCAATCAGAATTGTGTTATTACATTCTAATCTAAGAGAAAATGAATAACTAATGCAaacatgaaatgaacaacaaaatgtcaAGGGGAAAACAAAGATGAATAAACCACAATCAATCAATGGCAATTAGCTCacaagatagcacgtttcacaagctttccaacgatataaagaacgcgcaaatcggagttacgagtcaaaagatatgaaagattgaagttaggaagcaaatgaagcaaaaataggtcgacctaccttcgacctaggtcgacctaacaggtccagaaacgaaagaaacagctccaggtcgacctaaactcaccctgggtcgacctaacagtgccagaatcaaaaatgaaggttttaggtcgacctaaactcaccctaggtcgacctaacagtgccaggatcgaaaatgaaggttttaggtcgacctaaactcatcctgggtcgacctaacagtgccaggatcaaaaatgaaggttttaggtcgacctaaactcatcctgggtcgacctaacagtgccgaATGCCAACAATTGAATTTTCTCGCAAGGAAACATGATGCCATTCTTCATGAATGTTCAGCATACAAGCAAATATCAAACATGCAATGCTAAGAGTCAAGAGCAAACACATTATTCAGCAAATTGATTGGTCTTTAAGAGCAAAATTAAACATTCCATCGAACAATTAGCACACAAGCATTGAATCGTAAGCATCGTGATCATATCATCAAGAGTAATCGTTATCAAACCTCAAATGGCATCAATTTAGCGTAGGCATCATGAACCATTATTCCACAATCAATCATCATATGCTAGAACTCAAAAGTAAGCACAAATGCTTCACACATTCAAATCATCGAACACTTAGCATGCAATTTCTTGGATCATAAGAAACATGTATGTGGCATCATCAACAATTCAAcgataaatttcaaattcaatcaaataatcaagatcaacacgaATCTTTCAATCAAtaaacaattatcatcatcaattatcatagatccatcatccacaatcaaaaatcatcatgatcaatgtcgaattaagcaacaaaatcaatgatctagcaaggtttgtagtgaatttaccggatcgaacgaagagaatgagatcggatgaacacgaacgcgaacacgacgcgaacacgaacgaGATCCAAGAGATGTGAGGGGGGAAATGGCGCGCCCAAGCcttgggagagagagagagagggagattcGAATTTGACAATCAATGAGAGAGGAgattctttactcttgctttgatcttcatttgttcttgcgatttgatcttgaattgatgaagtttttgtgagtttttgtggttttgatccaagaaaatcgagagagaattgagagaaagtgtttttgatcttttgggtgaaattgaagttatgagagtcctcccttgatttgtgaagagaaaaatgtttatatattgtcaacgcgaaa encodes:
- the LOC131605361 gene encoding protein PAL OF QUIRKY-like gives rise to the protein MESNSKNTTKFLFSYGGKILPRHTDGKLRYTGGHTRVLALSLPISFSELMVKFVELCCLSVTLKCPLPNGDLETLISITSDEDLENIIEEYDRASSSLRHPLKIRAILSPPKSLKKVCPQHSSSSSATYSPSGSLYGSAESPPYAAVNRLNCSPVPLGFPIGIRNGAVKGGCYTGQLHESPRFLYRCGNNYCQ
- the LOC131605357 gene encoding uncharacterized protein LOC131605357, which codes for MESNPTNTTKFLFSYGGKILPRHTDGKLRYAGGHTRVLALSLPISFSELMVKFVELCGSSVTLKCPLPNGDLETLVSITSDEDLKNIIEEYERASSSLPHPLKIRAILSSPKSLKKVSPPQSSSSSATYSPSGSLYNSVESPPYVAVNRRCCSPVSLGFPIGIRNGAVKGGCYTRQLHGSPRFLYGCGNNYCQ